From Rhodamnia argentea isolate NSW1041297 chromosome 10, ASM2092103v1, whole genome shotgun sequence, a single genomic window includes:
- the LOC115739880 gene encoding putative pentatricopeptide repeat-containing protein At5g13230, mitochondrial, which translates to MIKFLSTRALRCASVATPCDGRGLHSFLHSSARGFSAQAARLLEQCPSDSELPPSDFDSRSYAGMLQDCIRSGDPTLARPLHCDVIKRGACLDLFASNILLNAYVKSELLGDACILFDELPTRNTISFVTLIQGLAQALRFGEAVEFFVRLHREGHELNPFAFTTFLKLLVSVVRADMAGAVHACICKLGHATNAFVGTALVDAYSVGGYVSCAKDVFGGIVFKDMVSWTGIISCCAENGCFEEAMGFFSRPKEFDFAMAFWRRKRRNVSWSFLGKFLDGGGFDFLGRVGSCRMVKETMNSGSRGGSPGSRELAAGSLCGGPFKKKLN; encoded by the coding sequence ATGATCAAATTCCTGAGCACGAGAGCGTTGCGATGTGCGAGCGTTGCGACTCCATGCGATGGTCGTGGACTCCACAGTTTCCTCCACTCGTCAGCACGTGGGTTCTCGGCCCAGGCCGCCCGTCTGCTCGAGCAATGTCCAAGCGACTCGGAGCTCCCGCCTTCAGACTTCGACTCTCGTTCCTACGCCGGTATGCTCCAAGACTGCATCCGCAGCGGCGACCCCACTTTGGCCAGGCCTCTCCACTGCGACGTCATCAAGAGGGGTGCTTGCCTGGACTTGTTCGCTTCCAACATCCTTCTCAATGCGTACGTGAAGTCCGAGCTCTTGGGGGATGCATGCATTCTTTTCGACGAATTGCCCACGAGAAATACCATATCGTTTGTGACGTTGATCCAGGGCTTAGCGCAGGCCCTCCGGTTTGGCGAGGCTGTCGAATTTTTCGTTAGGCTGCATAGGGAGGGGCACGAGCTGAATCCATTTGCTTTCACTACTTTCTTGAAATTGCTTGTGAGTGTGGTGAGGGCAGACATGGCTGGTGCTGTTCATGCATGCATATGTAAGTTGGGCCATGCTACGAATGCTTTTGTTGGGACAGCTTTGGTAGATGCTTACTCTGTGGGTGGATATGTTTCCTGCGCCAAGGATGTTTTTGGTGGGATTGTTTTCAAGGACATGGTTTCCTGGACTGGGATTATATCCTGCTGCGCTGAGAATGGATGCTTCGAAGAGGCCATGGGTTTCTTCTCTCGGCCGAAAGAGTTTGACTTCGCCATGGCTttttggagaagaaaaagaaggaacgTTTCTTGGAGTTTTCTGGGGAAGTTTTTGGATGGGGGAGGTTTTGATTTTCTTGGCAGAGTGGGGAGTTGCCGAATGGTgaaggagacgatgaacagtggaTCCAGGGGAGGGTCGCCAGGCAGCCGCGAGCTCGCCGCTGGTTCTTTGTGTGGGggtccttttaaaaaaaaattaaattaa